In Accipiter gentilis chromosome 21, bAccGen1.1, whole genome shotgun sequence, one DNA window encodes the following:
- the METTL16 gene encoding RNA N6-adenosine-methyltransferase METTL16 isoform X2 → MCFNYAKKNVEQNNLSDLIKVVKVPQKTLLMDALKEESEIVYDFCMCNPPFFANQLEAKGVNSRNPRRPPPSSVNTGGITEIMAEGGELEFVKRIIHDSLQLKKRLRWYSCMLGKKCSLAPLKEELRIQGVPKVTHTEFCQGRTMRWALAWSFYDDVQVPSPPSKRRKLEKPRKPITFMVLASTVKELSIKAAALGWDAVEAIAVVRAWVEKILTDLKVQHKRVPCGKDEVSLFVTAIENSWIHLRRKKRERIRQLRELPRASEDALQAMEEEKNSQKSMSNNSDCENPKTEDSETGFVAPEEDVHLAASDELTEESATKEEHCEHVKEEETEVKRGEMSLGKGSSNAKEEPCPPEEASSLTVEKEQSPKETSRCFLFKCLMNVKKEGNDVLVEMHWVEGQNRDLMNQLCTYLRNQILRLVAS, encoded by the exons TGGTGAAGGTACCACAGAAGACTCTTCTAATGGATGCACTGAAAGAAGAATCTGAGATTGTTTATGATTTCTGCATGTGCAACCCCCCCTTTTTTGCCAACCAGTTGGAAGCGAAG GGAGTAAATTCTCGGAATCCACGGCGTCCACCTCCCAGCTCTGTAAATACAGGAGGGATCACAGAAATCATGGCTGAGGGCGGAGAACTAGAATTTGTCAAAAGAATTATTCATGACAGTCTACAACTTAAAAAGAGGTTAAG ATGGTACAGTTGCATGTTGGGGAAGAAATGCAGCTTAGCACCATTGAAAGAGGAACTTCGAATCCAGGGG GTTCCTAAAGTTACTCATACTGAATTCTGTCAAGGACGCACCATGAGATGGGCACTGGCGTGGAGTTTCTATGATGATGTACAAGTACCT tcACCTCcctctaaaagaagaaaattagaaaaacccCGAAAACCAATTACATTTATGGTTTTGGCTTCTACAGTCAAAGAGTTATCCATCAAAGCTGCAGCTCTGGGCTGGGATGCTGTAGAAGCTATTGCTGTGGTTAGAGCCTGGGTAGAGAAGATTCTCACTGATCTGAAG GTTCAGCATAAACGTGTTCCCTGTGGCAAGGATGAAGTTAGCCTGTTTGTGACTGCCATTGAAAACTCCTGGATTCATTTGAGGAGAAAGAAACGAGAGAGAATAAGGCAGTTACGAGAACTTCCTCGGGCTTCTGAAGATGCTCTGCAAgcaatggaagaggaaaaaaacagccagaagagcATGAGCAACAACTCGGACTGTGAAAACCCCAAGACTGAAGACTCTGAAACAGGGTTTGTGGCACCTGAGGAGGATGTTCACTTGGCCGCAAGTGACGAGCTAACGGAAGAATCTGCCACCAAAGAAGAACACTGTGAACATgtgaaggaggaggagacagAAGTGAAGCGGGGAGAAATGTCACTTGGCAAAGGTTCCAGTAATGCAAAGGAGGAACCTTGCCCTCCAGAGGAAGCTAGCAGTCTGACAGTTGAAAAAGAACAAAGTCCGAAAGAAACTAGTAGATGTTTTCTCTTTAAGTGTTTAATGAAtgtgaagaaagaaggaaatgatgTATTAGTAGAAATGCACTGGGTTGAAGGACAGAACAGAGACTTGATGAACCAGCTGTGCACGTACTTACGGAACCAAATTCTTCGACTGGTTGCTAGTTAG